In Ipomoea triloba cultivar NCNSP0323 chromosome 7, ASM357664v1, a single genomic region encodes these proteins:
- the LOC116026227 gene encoding protein FAR1-RELATED SEQUENCE 2-like gives MFAVLKFLKGSSCHQDLVGVSGEVMKYHVWRPDVDLIRHEVCFSFKDLDISCSCRLFSEMGILCSHSLRILNIHCVATIPDKYILKRWTKRVVEDRTVENVCGVASGGWVIQIGRKFQRLVLSSQDNSKAREACEDAFQNAKMKIEAEIGPIFFEDGEQTTDGVIQNPSRSRPKGERNKRLISTIEKKYKYARGRKNYSKYVELNTKAAVQSSVRESVSSMVGSGYLVHPSGGSSSKLVHFNPNEST, from the exons ATGTTCGCTGTTCTCAAG TTCTTGAAAGGTTCTTCATGCCATCAAGATTTGGTGGGGGTCAGTGGTGAGGTAATGAAATATCATGTTTGGCGTCCTGATGTTGATTTGATTCGTCATGAGGTTTGTTTTAGTTTTAAGGACTTGGATATATCATGTAGTTGCAGGTTGTTTTCAGAGATGGGTATTTTGTGCTCTCATTCTCTTCGCATTTTAAATATTCACTGTGTTGCAACAATCCCTGATAAGTATATTCTTAAAAGATGGACTAAAAGGGTTGTTGAAGACAGGACAGTAGAGAATGTTTGTGGTGTTGCTTCAGGTGGTTGGGTTATACAAATTGGTAGAAAGTTTCAGCGGTTGGTTTTATCTAGTCAAGACAATTCTAAAGCTCGGGAAGCATGTGAAGATGCCTTTCAAAATGCCAAGATGAAGATTGAAGCTGAAATTGGTCCTATTTTCTTTGAAGATGGTGAACAAACCACAGATGGTGTTATACAAAATCCATCACGTAGTAGGCCAAAAGGTGAACGCAACAAACGTTTGATTAGCACAATAGAAAAGAAGTACAAATATGCAAGAGGACGAAAGAATTATTCAAAGTATGTCGAGTTGAATACAAAGGCTGCTGTGCAATCATCTGTGCGAGAGTCTGTTTCTAGTATGGTGGGCAGTGGATATTTGGTCCATCCGTCTGGTGGTAGTAGCTCAAAGTTGGTTCATTTTAATCCAAATGAAagtacttaa
- the LOC116024123 gene encoding protein FAR1-RELATED SEQUENCE 5-like, producing MANGRRSVVTFDLIFLVRKGSKGDYICSSRFEFIMSRIMGEMLGRSNLIDDIDLNALIVEDYSSLTPVECNLPNGVESDSLVVCNASSSCSDGDHDDIPDGCNPSAGGGGTSTDANEDDSSIPANQELVGHSVYSLEEAFDMYNDLASRMGFSVRKGKQYYFPGTRNVKSKKFHCYKAGLKAKQASANKCYTKIDTRTGCDAMCQFDLDSSGKWVVTKHVKEHNHELCPASASYMLRSHRNVSVDQLTYLKDMKRSGVPLSDGIRFLKHQSGGSPFVGFTARDAYNTMLLDSAKHLDGTDSNTLIEIFRKRQLNESGFFFDFEVDDDARLCSFFWRDVQMKSDYLLFGDLVVHDTTYRTNRYDMICGPFVGMNHHCMNVMFGCGFLLNERTESFVWLFKTFLQSMDGRQPQTIMTDQCSAMAAAIMQVFPNSKHRLCIWHIGENSKKHIKGLRMQKGFIELFNFLLKYSDTEAEFEFYWNRSYLFLELNWIYLAYPTPSLLTMKFLFCLF from the exons ATGGCGAATGGAAGACGATCAGTGGTAACG TTCGATCTAATTTTTCTTGTTCGCAAAGGGAGCAAAGGAGATTACATTTGTTCATCGCGATTTGAGTTCATTATGTCGCGAATTATGGGAGAGATGTTAGGTAGAAGTAATCTTATTGATGATATTGATTTGAATGCGTTGATTGTTGAAGATTACAGTTCATTAACTCCTG TTGAATGTAATCTCCCTAATGGTGTTGAATCGGATTCACTAGTTGTATGTAATGCTAGTTCTTCCTGTTCTGATGGTGATCACGATGACATTCCAG ATGGCTGTAATCCATCTGCTGGAGGTGGTGGTACTTCTACAGATGCCAATGAGGATGATTCATCTATTCCAG CTAATCAAGAATTGGTGGGACATTCTGTTTATTCACTTGAAGAAGCATTTGATATGTATAATGATCTTGCATCTCGGATGGGATTTAGTGTTAGGAAGGGTAAACAGTACTACTTCCCTGGAACTCGGAATGTGAAGTCGAAAAAGTTCCATTGTTATAAGGCTGGGTTGAAAGCAAAACAAGCGAGTGCTAATAAGTGTTATACAAAGATAGATACTCGGACTGGATGTGATGCAATGTGTCAATTTGACTTAGATTCAAGTGGGAAGTGGGTAGTTACAAAACATGTAAAGGAGCACAACCATGAGTTGTGTCCGGCATCTGCAAGCTATATGCTTAGGTCGCATAGGAACGTTTCTGTTGATCAGTTGACATACCTTAAAGATATGAAGAGGAGTGGAGTCCCATTATCTGATGGTATTCGGTTTTTAAAACATCAGTCTGGAGGTTCACCATTTGTTGGATTTACTGCCAGGGATGCTTATAACACAATGTTGTTAGATTCGGCGAAGCATTTAGATGGGACTGACTCTAACACTTTGATTGAGATTTTTCGGAAGAGACAATTGAATGAGTCTGGTTTCTTTTTTGATTtcgaagttgatgatgatgctaGGTTGTGTAGTTTTTTTTGGAGGGATGTGCAAATGAAGTCGGATTATTTGTTGTTTGGTGATTTGGTGGTACATGATACAACATACCGTACCAATAggtatgatatgatttgtggtccatttgtaggTATGAACCACCATTGTATGAATGTGATGTTTGGTTGTGGCTTTTTATTGAATGAGAGGACAGAATCTTTTGTTTGGCTGTTCAAAACGTTTCTACAGTCAATGGATGGTAGGCAGCCACAAACAATAATGACTGATCAGTGTTCTGCCATGGCTGCTGCAATCATGCAAGTATTTCCAAATTCAAAACATAGGCTATGTATTTGGCACATTGGggagaattcaaagaagcacatcaaAGGATTGAGAATGCAAAAGGGTTTCATAgagttatttaattttctgttaAAGTATAGTGACACAGAAGCTGAATTTGAATTTTACTGGAACAG ATCCTATTTGTTTTTAGAGCTCAACTGGATTTATTTGGCATACCCCACACCCTCTCTACTTAcaatgaaatttttgttttgtcttttttgA
- the LOC116024479 gene encoding transcription factor PCL1-like isoform X2 produces MGEEVQVGDYDGVSAAGGDEDRMMEWEDGLPNADDLTPLCQSLIPPELASAFRISPAPFRTMLDVSRASKVTFSSLQGGQPQTMSSTNDFNFKAFDEEGNREQMVTDDDTDLTREGSDSRKSRRIESGGGAEEADSALRNENFGEDSCAKTLNLKRPRLVWTPQLHKRFLDVVGHLGISKAVPKTIMQLMNVEGLTRENVASHLQKYRLYLKRMQGLPNEGPSPSDHLFASTPVPQSLNESSESGHGNSHHNSNGHMAMPIPFPYPHQMVPMPMFGHNGHIGVPAGNPNAAPSNGFPHQYYMGQQSQWPGNKFDVGRA; encoded by the coding sequence ATGGGTGAAGAAGTGCAAGTCGGTGACTACGACGGTGTCAGCGCCGCCGGTGGGGATGAGGATAGGATGATGGAGTGGGAGGACGGTCTTCCCAACGCCGATGATCTCACTCCGTTGTGTCAGTCGTTGATCCCTCCGGAGCTGGCTTCCGCGTTTCGGATTTCGCCGGCACCGTTTCGGACTATGCTCGATGTGAGTCGCGCGTCGAAGGTGACGTTTTCGTCGCTACAGGGAGGGCAGCCTCAGACGATGTCGTCTAcgaatgattttaattttaaggcGTTTGACGAGGAGGGGAACAGGGAGCAGATGGTTACGGATGATGATACGGATCTGACGAGGGAAGGATCCGATTCGAGGAAGAGCCGGCGGATTGAGTCCGGAGGTGGGGCGGAGGAGGCTGACTCAGCTTTGCGGAATGAAAACTTCGGGGAGGACTCGTGTGCGAAGACTCTGAATCTGAAGCGGCCGAGGCTCGTTTGGACGCCGCAATTGCACAAGCGGTTTCTGGACGTGGTTGGACATCTCGGTATTAGTAAGGCTGTGCCGAAGACGATTATGCAGCTCATGAACGTAGAGGGACTGACACGGGAGAACGTCGCCAGTCATTTGCAGAAGTATAGGTTGTATTTGAAGAGGATGCAGGGGTTGCCAAACGAGGGGCCTTCGCCATCTGATCATTTGTTTGCTTCCACACCTGTGCCACAGAGTTTGAACGAGTCTAGTGAGAGCGGTCACGGGAATAGCCATCATAACAGCAATGGTCACATGGCGATGCCAATTCCGTTTCCATACCCGCACCAAATGGTGCCCATGCCAATGTTTGGCCACAATGGGCATATAGGAGTTCCTGCGGGAAACCCAAATGCTGCACCTTCCAATGGTTTTCCCCATCAGTATTATATGGGGCAGCAGAGTCAGTGGCCTGGAAACAAATTTG
- the LOC116024479 gene encoding transcription factor PCL1-like isoform X1: MGEEVQVGDYDGVSAAGGDEDRMMEWEDGLPNADDLTPLCQSLIPPELASAFRISPAPFRTMLDVSRASKVTFSSLQGGQPQTMSSTNDFNFKAFDEEGNREQMVTDDDTDLTREGSDSRKSRRIESGGGAEEADSALRNENFGEDSCAKTLNLKRPRLVWTPQLHKRFLDVVGHLGISKAVPKTIMQLMNVEGLTRENVASHLQKYRLYLKRMQGLPNEGPSPSDHLFASTPVPQSLNESSESGHGNSHHNSNGHMAMPIPFPYPHQMVPMPMFGHNGHIGVPAGNPNAAPSNGFPHQYYMGQQSQWPGNKFGAYHHVATTDK, from the coding sequence ATGGGTGAAGAAGTGCAAGTCGGTGACTACGACGGTGTCAGCGCCGCCGGTGGGGATGAGGATAGGATGATGGAGTGGGAGGACGGTCTTCCCAACGCCGATGATCTCACTCCGTTGTGTCAGTCGTTGATCCCTCCGGAGCTGGCTTCCGCGTTTCGGATTTCGCCGGCACCGTTTCGGACTATGCTCGATGTGAGTCGCGCGTCGAAGGTGACGTTTTCGTCGCTACAGGGAGGGCAGCCTCAGACGATGTCGTCTAcgaatgattttaattttaaggcGTTTGACGAGGAGGGGAACAGGGAGCAGATGGTTACGGATGATGATACGGATCTGACGAGGGAAGGATCCGATTCGAGGAAGAGCCGGCGGATTGAGTCCGGAGGTGGGGCGGAGGAGGCTGACTCAGCTTTGCGGAATGAAAACTTCGGGGAGGACTCGTGTGCGAAGACTCTGAATCTGAAGCGGCCGAGGCTCGTTTGGACGCCGCAATTGCACAAGCGGTTTCTGGACGTGGTTGGACATCTCGGTATTAGTAAGGCTGTGCCGAAGACGATTATGCAGCTCATGAACGTAGAGGGACTGACACGGGAGAACGTCGCCAGTCATTTGCAGAAGTATAGGTTGTATTTGAAGAGGATGCAGGGGTTGCCAAACGAGGGGCCTTCGCCATCTGATCATTTGTTTGCTTCCACACCTGTGCCACAGAGTTTGAACGAGTCTAGTGAGAGCGGTCACGGGAATAGCCATCATAACAGCAATGGTCACATGGCGATGCCAATTCCGTTTCCATACCCGCACCAAATGGTGCCCATGCCAATGTTTGGCCACAATGGGCATATAGGAGTTCCTGCGGGAAACCCAAATGCTGCACCTTCCAATGGTTTTCCCCATCAGTATTATATGGGGCAGCAGAGTCAGTGGCCTGGAAACAAATTTGGTGCGTATCATCATGTTGCTACAACTGACAAGTAA